A single Pseudomonas sp. DC1.2 DNA region contains:
- a CDS encoding NnrS family protein, which yields MQVLERRKAMAIPPLLRLAFRPFFLAGCLLAVLVIPLWLAAFSGSIAHWTPAGGWLGWHRHELLFGFGLAIIAGFLLTAVQTWTSRPGISATPLAALALLWLCARAAWLVNAPWPLLAVLELAFPLAVALLMGISLWKARQKRNYPIVVVLLLLAVADGLSLYGLLDGHQGWQRQGVLIGIWLVAAMMGLIGGRVIPFFTQRGLGRVEGVAPWPWLDWLLLIGSPLVALLYAAGPALNPNVWVGLLFAVLAAGHVVRLVRWHDRALWRVPLLWSLHLAYGWLAAACLGMALWHFGVPINPSLAVHCLTIGAMGGLVLAMIARVSLGHTGRPLKPPSGMTLAFILLNLACLSRVVLILFLPLLALWLAGLCWALAFALYAWRYGPMLLRTRVDGHPG from the coding sequence ATGCAAGTGCTTGAGCGCCGTAAAGCGATGGCGATCCCGCCGCTGTTACGGTTGGCCTTCCGGCCCTTTTTCCTCGCGGGCTGCCTGTTGGCAGTGCTGGTCATACCGCTCTGGCTGGCCGCTTTCAGCGGTTCGATAGCCCACTGGACACCGGCTGGCGGTTGGCTGGGCTGGCATCGGCATGAACTGTTGTTCGGGTTCGGGCTGGCGATCATCGCAGGCTTTTTGCTGACGGCGGTGCAGACCTGGACCAGTCGTCCAGGTATCAGCGCAACCCCCCTCGCGGCGCTGGCGTTGCTGTGGTTGTGCGCGCGGGCGGCCTGGCTGGTCAATGCGCCGTGGCCGCTGCTCGCGGTACTGGAGTTGGCGTTCCCGTTGGCGGTGGCGTTGCTCATGGGTATCAGCCTGTGGAAAGCGCGGCAGAAACGTAATTACCCGATTGTGGTGGTGTTGCTGCTGTTGGCCGTGGCCGATGGGTTGTCGCTTTACGGCCTGCTCGACGGTCATCAAGGCTGGCAGCGCCAAGGCGTGCTGATCGGCATCTGGCTGGTGGCGGCGATGATGGGGTTGATCGGCGGGAGGGTCATTCCGTTTTTCACCCAGCGTGGTCTTGGTCGGGTCGAGGGCGTTGCTCCCTGGCCGTGGCTGGATTGGCTGTTGTTGATCGGTTCGCCACTGGTTGCGTTGCTTTATGCGGCGGGACCGGCGCTCAACCCCAATGTCTGGGTGGGTCTGCTGTTCGCGGTGTTGGCGGCGGGGCATGTTGTGCGCCTTGTTCGCTGGCATGATCGGGCACTCTGGCGTGTGCCGTTGTTGTGGTCACTGCACCTGGCCTATGGCTGGTTGGCGGCGGCGTGCCTGGGCATGGCGCTGTGGCATTTCGGTGTACCGATCAACCCGAGTCTGGCGGTGCATTGCCTGACAATCGGTGCCATGGGTGGCTTGGTACTGGCGATGATCGCGCGGGTCAGCCTGGGTCATACCGGCCGCCCCCTGAAGCCTCCATCGGGCATGACCCTGGCGTTTATTTTGCTCAATCTGGCGTGCCTCAGTCGGGTCGTGTTGATCCTGTTTTTGCCGCTGTTGGCGTTGTGGCTGGCCGGCCTGTGCTGGGCGCTGGCGTTTGCGCTGTACGCCTGGCGTTACGGGCCGATGCTGCTGCGCACTCGGGTTGACGGTCATCCGGGTTGA
- a CDS encoding Crp/Fnr family transcriptional regulator: protein MVPHRVHHQILRSHHLFEPLNEEQLDQLMSSSHLLSIDKGEPLFRQGEPADSFYFVIAGAVKIYRLTPDGQEKVFEVIGDRQTFAEAMMLMDTPNYVASAEAVCPTQLYRLSNSTYMRLLQSNSRLTFALLGKLCVRLHQRVNEIETLSLKNATHRVVRYLLTQLVRLQPVDSQFELPMAKQLIAGHLSIQPETFSRIIRRLIDEKIITQDGRQIAILDRLRLEQFE from the coding sequence ATGGTGCCTCATCGCGTCCACCACCAGATTTTGCGCAGTCATCATTTATTCGAACCGCTGAACGAAGAGCAGCTGGATCAATTGATGAGTAGCAGCCACTTGCTGAGCATCGACAAAGGCGAACCCTTGTTCCGACAAGGCGAGCCAGCCGACTCGTTCTATTTCGTGATCGCCGGGGCGGTGAAAATCTACCGGCTGACACCCGATGGGCAGGAGAAAGTGTTTGAAGTCATCGGCGATCGACAAACCTTCGCCGAGGCGATGATGTTGATGGACACCCCCAACTATGTGGCCTCGGCCGAGGCGGTCTGCCCTACTCAGCTCTACCGCTTATCCAACAGCACCTACATGCGCCTGCTTCAAAGCAATAGCCGGCTGACCTTTGCGTTGCTCGGCAAGCTTTGCGTGCGTTTGCACCAAAGGGTCAATGAAATCGAAACCCTGTCGCTGAAAAACGCCACCCACCGGGTCGTGCGTTACCTGCTGACGCAACTGGTGCGCTTGCAGCCGGTTGACAGCCAATTCGAGCTGCCGATGGCCAAGCAATTGATTGCCGGGCATCTGTCGATCCAACCGGAAACGTTTTCGCGGATCATTCGGCGCCTGATCGATGAAAAAATCATCACTCAGGACGGCCGCCAGATTGCCATTCTTGATCGCCTGCGCCTGGAGCAGTTCGAGTGA
- a CDS encoding protein DnrP, with amino-acid sequence MSAMPVCLYCQHINPPQQSECLRCGMPLPAMAERIEERRLHRFRWFCIGLTIFCITMFFVLPRSIS; translated from the coding sequence GTGAGTGCCATGCCCGTCTGCCTGTATTGCCAACACATTAACCCGCCACAGCAATCCGAATGCCTGCGATGCGGCATGCCCCTGCCCGCGATGGCCGAACGCATCGAGGAACGTCGACTGCACCGATTCAGGTGGTTTTGTATTGGCCTGACGATCTTTTGCATAACGATGTTTTTCGTATTGCCGCGCAGCATCAGCTGA